The Jaculus jaculus isolate mJacJac1 chromosome 14, mJacJac1.mat.Y.cur, whole genome shotgun sequence nucleotide sequence ATAGGATAAAAACGGTGACCAAGGGACCCAGACTAAGCGCTTGGAGTCACAGAGTTTTGAAGTTTGTTGGGAGTTGAAATCAATCGTCAGGGCAAGAGGACCCATGCTGCCAATCCTGGGGCCACAGGGACAACCAGTAAGCGTGTCTGCCAGATTCCAGCACAAGCTGGAAGAGGTCCTCCTCCTGCCTACAGCACTGTCTCCGCCCACTGGGGGCGGGGCTCGAGGACAAGGCTGGTGGCTGTTCAGAAGCCTCGAGAGCCATCAGTTCCTACCAGACACTTCTTGGGGGTGTCGTCCACCCCATGGCTGGGTACAGGCCTTCAAACGTCTACCTGCCTCCAGGCGGCGGTGGGCGTGGTCCCAGGGAGCCCATGCCCACGGGCGCTGTCCCTCCTACCTGGCTGAGCGCCCCGGCAGCTCCAGGCAGGCTAATGGTGCAGCCCGGTATGGGGCCAtgcatcttcccaggccctgagGTGTGGGGAGTGGTTCTTGGTGCCCCACCTTATGAATTCCGGGGTGGGGTGGCGCCCTATGGAGCTGGTGAAGCAAGGACCCAACCCCATAGTCCCTCAGAAGAGTCCTACCCAGGACCCTACATTGCCCTGCGTTGCATGTCAAAGTTGGCTCTGCCAGAGGACGTCTCAGCCATAAAGAAAGAACTGGAGCAGCTGGCCAGGGAGTTGAGGCAGAAGAGGATGACGCTGGGTTACTCCCAGGCAGACGTGGGCTTCGCCGTGGGAGTCATGTTTGGCAAGGTGCTCAGCCAGACGACCGTGTGCCGCTTCGAGGCCCAGCAGCTCAGCCTCGCCAACATGTGGAAGCTGCGGCCCCTGCTGAAAAAGTGGCTGGAAGAAGTGGACGAGAAGAACCTTCTAGGCCTGTGCAGAATGGACATCACTCTGCAGCGGGCTCGGAAGCGCAGGCGGACCAGCAGGGAGAGACGCATCGGAGTCAATTTGGAGAAACTCCTCCTTCAGTATCCAGAACCCACCCCCCAGCAAATCAGCTATATCGCGGGGCGCCTCCGGGTGCAGAGGGACTTGGTCCAAGTTTGGTTTTCTAACCGGAGCTCGCTGGGCAGTTGGCCAGCCAATGATGCCCCCCTAAGAGAGGGTGTGAGGGCAGCGGGGTCTCCTTTCCCAGGGCCACCAGTGTATTTTCCCCTGGCACCAGGGCTCCACTTTGATTTCACCCACTGTGGGGGAGCCTGCCTTACACCCCTGTACTACTCTACCCCCTTTCCTGTGAGAGGAGCCCTGGTCTCTGCCCCAGCCAACACGCTGGGCCTCCCCAGGCTTTCAAGCTGAGAGCCCTGCCCTGCCAGGAAAGAACCAAGAGTAGCGGGAAAGGGAAAGCTAGAGGAAAGTCTGGTGTTCGTTTCAGAGCTGTTAGCCTTCAGTTCTGTGTACCATATAAACTTAAACATAGGGGGTGAGGGTGGGACTTTAGGAAAACTTTGGGAGGGAAGTTTATTTAAagcttgttgtttttgttttttttccccccctttgttTATCCCTAGCATTGATACTAAGGTGTATTACAATATATGCATGGCTTTGATATTCTGTTTCGCTTTTTTATTGTTACTCATTGAGGGTGTGTTTATGGTTGTGTGTGGTTATCATGAAATATAAGAGTTGAATTTTGTTACacaatattaaatgaaaaacCAAGTCACAATAAACCAGTATGCCAACTTTTGAAAACAAACAGATCATGGTACAAACTCAAAATACAGACTAAGCTACCCTGGGGAAAGGCTTGGGAATGGGGCATGAAAGGAGTGTGTGAGCCTCCCAGAGCCCTTGCTGAAGCACGTTGCTGCAGCAGTACTTTTCCTGGAAGCTGCCTGCCCAGTCTCCATTCGCCCACCTGAGGGGGCGGGAGGCCCTGCTGTCCACCTACAGGGTCCCCAGAGCTTCTCCCTGCCCTGCCATGGAAGCCGCTGTCCTAAGCCGCTTGTTACTGGGATCCGCACACCAGTTTCTGGTTGCATTTGGTTTGTTTTCTGGGAGTACTTTTTTACTTTCCTTTGAGCTCAGATTTGCTTTTGAGATCATATTTGTAATAGTTCCCAGGAGGCTTTTGCCATTGTATGTCTTAATTCACTTTTCCAAGCTCTTCTCTGAAACTAGTCTTTTCAGCCTTACCACTTCCATTTTGATCAGTTTTGGTCATTATATACTAAATGGAAATCACTAATCCTTCTGCTTGtgactgaggagatagctcagtggcagaccaCACAGagactctgggtttgatccccagcatcaaGCAAGCAAACTTGGTTTCCTTCAGATCTGCTGCCCTGGACCGTCTGTGCAGCTCATTGTCTCGTCATTCCATCACGCGGGACTCTTGAGTGTGATGCCTTCCTAAATCACTGGTCAGTTTTTGATTTCCTGTGGTTTGCCCCCCTCTTCCCATCAGTATTGCAAAGGCTTTTTCTGTAAGTACTTACTAATGTCAAGCTTTTTGACTTTTATCttatttcatgtcttttttttttctaattaattgtAGTGCTTGTTTTTATTAATAGCTTTTTTTCCCCCGGGCTTCTTCTGattattttcattgttctttttatatatcttttaaatgagtgctttgggttttttttattgacaacctccatacatattcACAATGTAtcctgatcacaatcccctcccactgTCCATTTTTGTCCCCCCTCCCTCACGCCCCTCCACTGGAACCCTGCTTCTttacaactagtccctcttctattttgatgtccttttcCCCTTCATATTAGGTAGGACTTGTTCAACCCAAGGTTGTCCTATCCATGCATGCTGTGGTACACATGCTCCCATACACACATTTGAACATTTGTAgccagtgtgaggtcatgaatgcaacttCTACTTTGTGTCTAGAATATGGCATTCCAAaaccctccttcccatcctctggctgttatattctttctaccacctcttgaGCAGtagtctctgagccttgggaggtgtgatagcgATGTTTCATgtattcttctcagcactttaatgactattgagtcttcccagtagtcaccactGTCTGAGTAAActagcttctttaaccaaaactgAGAACAGCATGGATATAAGTATTTATAGAGAAAtttggtgggaataatatatCCATGTAATCA carries:
- the Pou5f2 gene encoding POU domain, class 5, transcription factor 2, which gives rise to MAGYRPSNVYLPPGGGGRGPREPMPTGAVPPTWLSAPAAPGRLMVQPGMGPCIFPGPEVWGVVLGAPPYEFRGGVAPYGAGEARTQPHSPSEESYPGPYIALRCMSKLALPEDVSAIKKELEQLARELRQKRMTLGYSQADVGFAVGVMFGKVLSQTTVCRFEAQQLSLANMWKLRPLLKKWLEEVDEKNLLGLCRMDITLQRARKRRRTSRERRIGVNLEKLLLQYPEPTPQQISYIAGRLRVQRDLVQVWFSNRSSLGSWPANDAPLREGVRAAGSPFPGPPVYFPLAPGLHFDFTHCGGACLTPLYYSTPFPVRGALVSAPANTLGLPRLSS